CATTGTCGTTAGTGATTTATATTGTCGTGTTGTTGTCTCAACAGTTACGTAACTATCCTCGCTGGCAACAATCATTACTCCTAGCATGTTTTATCTGTATTTATCATTTGGTGATATTTTGGATTCAGTTTGTTGTTGTCGGTGCGACACCATTTGATGTTGAGATGTTTTTACCCGCAATTTCGAGTTTATTTATTTGGTGGTGGGTGTTCTGGGTTCTGCGTAACATGCGCCGCCATTACAAAGTACGTTAATCAATTTGATAACGTAAGAATTGTTTTAATGTACACTAATAAGAGTAACTAACCGATGACATGGGTACTGGCTTCAACATCACCAAGAAGAAAAGAATTACTGGCGCAAGCTGGCTTTAGTCAGGCAGATTTCTCATTTCAGCTAGTCGCACCCGATATCGATGAAACACCCCAGTTAACTGAAACGCCACAACAATATGTGTGCCGTTTAGCCGTTGAAAAAGCCCAAGCGGGTTTAGCCCTGAGTGGCCATATTATCGCCCCAAAAGTACTCGGTTCAGATACAATAGTGGTATTGAACGATCAAATCCTCGGTAAGCCAATAGACCAAGATGATGCCAAGCGTATGTTGACATTATTATCTGGTAAAACTCATGAAGTGATGACCGCGGTGGCGTTAACAGATGGTGAGCATACCTTTAGCCGCCTGTGTCGAACCCAAGTCAGCTTTTGTGACTTATCTGCTGCCGACATAGACGCTTATGTGGCATCGGGCGAACCAATGGATAAAGCTGGCGCATATGGCATACAAGCTTTGGGTGGTTGTTTTGTTCAATCAATTAGTGGCAGTTA
The Shewanella vesiculosa DNA segment above includes these coding regions:
- the mreD gene encoding rod shape-determining protein MreD → MSAHIANGRLVVWLTLFIGMMFQIMPLPEVVEAWRPDWLLMVMMYWAMALPHRYSILTAWLLGVMLDVLLGAHLGIRSLALSLVIYIVVLLSQQLRNYPRWQQSLLLACFICIYHLVIFWIQFVVVGATPFDVEMFLPAISSLFIWWWVFWVLRNMRRHYKVR
- a CDS encoding nucleoside triphosphate pyrophosphatase, translating into MTWVLASTSPRRKELLAQAGFSQADFSFQLVAPDIDETPQLTETPQQYVCRLAVEKAQAGLALSGHIIAPKVLGSDTIVVLNDQILGKPIDQDDAKRMLTLLSGKTHEVMTAVALTDGEHTFSRLCRTQVSFCDLSAADIDAYVASGEPMDKAGAYGIQALGGCFVQSISGSYSAVVGLPLVETRELLACMMQQT